From the genome of Thermodesulfovibrionales bacterium:
AAAAGAGGGTTTTATAAAAGATGGAATAAGCAAATACATCAAGCTTCTTAGGCCTTATGTCAGAATTGAGACAATCGAGCTAAAGTCTGCAGGTGGCTTAAAAGAGCAGATTATAACTCTGGAATCACGAGCGCTTCTTAAAACAGCAAGGCATCCTTTCTGTCTGCTTGACAGGGAGGGAATTGAGTTAACTTCAGAGGAGTTCGCTCAGTTTTTAAAGGATAGACCTGTAATTGATTTTCTCATAGGTGGTGCCTTTGGTGTAAGTGAGGAATTAAAGAGGTCTGCTCCTTTCAAGCTTTCCCTTTCAAGGTTTACCTTTACCCATGAACTTTCAAGACTGATTTTATTTGAGCAGCTTTACAGGGCAATGACAATCATAAAGGGAAGAGAGTATCATTATTAAATTTAACCTCGCAGGTGGAAATTTGTATTTTTCATGTAATGGATGTAAAAGGTAATATGATTTTTTAAAAATAAAGTTTTATCTGTCAGCGAAAGAACAATCTCCTCTCATCTGTGTTAAACAGTCCCTGTCTGTATCAAAAGATTTCTGATTACAGTAATTAGAGATATTAAATGGTGCAGGGCATGGAGTTTGACATTTATTATCAGTGTAAAACTGGTAAGTGCTTCCAGGCATGATTGAAAGTACATCTCCATCTTTCCATTCGGTGCACGTTCCACCATCCCTGCGATAACTATCCCGTCCACCTCCTCTCGCATTCAGAAGCTGTATACCGTTTGTATAACATGGGTCAGGGTTAACTGTTATGTTGAAATTACTGGAAGTGCTTTGAGGAGGACTACAGCTGTCAGTAACCTGGACTGTAAAACTGTATGATCCAGGTGCTGA
Proteins encoded in this window:
- a CDS encoding 23S rRNA (pseudouridine(1915)-N(3))-methyltransferase RlmH, with the translated sequence MMHIRVIYPGRTKEGFIKDGISKYIKLLRPYVRIETIELKSAGGLKEQIITLESRALLKTARHPFCLLDREGIELTSEEFAQFLKDRPVIDFLIGGAFGVSEELKRSAPFKLSLSRFTFTHELSRLILFEQLYRAMTIIKGREYHY